Sequence from the Panicum virgatum strain AP13 chromosome 5N, P.virgatum_v5, whole genome shotgun sequence genome:
TAATCATAgtttaattagactcattagattcatcttgtaatttataagcaaactatgcaattaattttttatttcatctagatttaatactctataCATGTAGATtctcattcgatgtgatagttttagaattttgaattttgcatctaaacaaggagTTAGTGCAAAAACTGTGCCTCCCAACGGCAGTAGATGTCTCGGCAGTAGATGTCTGCAAGTGCAAACTGTGCAATCTTACCTGCACGAATACGCCATCGCAGTAGATGTCTCCGACGCATCTACCGTACCGGTCCTCGTCGTACACGTAGACCTTCAGGCTCTTTCCCTGGACAAGCTTCAGCAGCGCCTCTTTGGCCTCCTTGCCGTACGGCATCGCGCTCTCCGGCGCATCGATGCCCCTGCGCACATGCCACATTCAACTCTCGCTGCATCAGGTTTAACTGAATGGTCCTCTAAAAAAAGGTTTAACTGAAGGAATCAAGGCACATGTTCCTGATCATTGGTCAGCTCTTACGCATAGCACAAACCTTAGCCTGATCCTGTACTTCTTGGCGAGCACCTCTTCGCCTCTCGCGTTAGGGACTGGCCTGCATTGCAGAGATGTCAAACTTCAGCTGTCAGGACCTGAACCATAGGAAAGATGTCTTCTCGAGAAAAAAATGATAGCTGATGAAAGAAACCAACTGCTACTATGGtagatagaaaagatgatcGATATGAAGTTCAACAAACCTGTATCCTGCGTCCACTATGACCTTCTGCAGCGCGTCGGCCTTCTGGTAGTTCTTAGCGGCCCGCGCCTtggcccgctccgccgccgccttctgcaCCTCGCGGGGCACGCTGCCAGACTCTCGGGGGTCGGCCGTGTCCACGTACACGTTGATGGTGTCGCCGTCGGCCACAGACTTGGGGTCAATCTGAAACCGGCAAGAACACCCGTTACTTCGTTAGCCCGGATACAAGACCATGGAAAGATTCAGGAAATGACTGATGGAAAAGGGAGCCGGCCGGAGTCTTACGGGCAGCGTGTGCAGCTCGAACTTGGCGCCGTGAGGTTTGGGCGGCGGGTGAGCAGGAGCAGCGGGAGCGCCTGCTGCCGCGTTCGGATGTGGCAGGCCGTAGAAAGCCAAGAAGCCCTGGGCGAACACAAGCAGAAACCAATGTTGGGTTATTGACCGTAGATCACCATGGTGGTTTGTGTCAATTGATGCAGTTTGGAAGCTTAGTTACCTCCACATCTGCTTTCTGGTGGTTCTTGAGCGTCTGCACAACGAAGCGCGCGGCTTCCTCGGGCGtcttcggcggcggccgggctttCTTCCATGCCACCAGCAGCTTCTTGTACCTTACGTGAACGCAAGCAATTTTAGCATCGCAGTAATTTACAAAGAACAGGATGTTGGTGACTGTTACTGCAAGCATTTTATTCAGTGTAACTGCATGGTAATTTTTCGAATAGATTGTAGACTAGTACTAGTACTCAGTACAAATACTTTTGACCACGTGTCCTGCTCAGACTTTGCCATATAAGGAAGCACTGAAATCCCTCGGTCACTAAAATCGAGCTGCACACTAAACTTTGACCACGTGTCACTAAAATCAAAGGAAGGCTAATTCCATACTGCCACTAAACTTTGCATTATTTTCAAAGAAAAAGCGTCGCTTTCATAGCTCCACTCGTCGAATCCCTCGGTACCACGGCAGCGATGTATACAAATCGGAGCAATCAAGCAAGAAGGAAAAACGAATAGAAAATCGAGCGCAGTTCAGTTACCAATTCGCCTGCGCTTTCTTGGAGGAGACGACGTGCCGGCTCAGCCCGTCCGGAACCTGAGAAATCCCATCCCCAAAGCGCCCCCCCAAAATTAGCGAAACTTTTAATAAGCTCATACCAGACTGTGATAACAGCAGATCCAGCACAGGGCACGCACGACGGCAGCGCTAGTGATCGAAATTCTCAGCTGGCAGCTCACCTGCGAGTTGGTCCCGAAGCTGAGGATGTCGCCGccgagcgcggcgacggcggggtgCGCGCCATGGAGCCCGTGCTCCGCCGACGAGGACGCGCACAGGCCGCACAGGAACCGGTATATGCTGTTCCCCATGGCCGCCTAGCTGGCTCGCTAGCTCGCTCGCCGCCATGGAGCCCGTGCTCCGCCGACGAGGACGCGCACAGGCCGCACAGGAACCGGTATATGCTGTTCCCCATGGCCGCCTAGCTGGCTCGCTAGCTCGCTCGCCGCCTCACCGGCGCGGCAGGACGACGAATTCGAAGACAGGatctcggcgcggcgcggggtgtgcttccagctctctctctctttctctctggCCGGAAATCCGCCCCGGGATTTGAAAACCTCTGCGGCGGTTTTGTCTGTCCGTGGGTTGTGTGTGGATCTGCGCCGCGGCCGTTGCGACTTGCGAAGCCGTCCCGGGATGGAAATGGAATCGGGTTCACTTCCCCAAATTCCTCCAAATTTTTCAAACTTtacatcacatcgaaatcacatcgaaacattaaatataacaaatgacccatgcatgaatactaaatgtaggtaaataaaaaaattaattgtatagttttgatgtatgttgcgagatgaatcttttgagcatagTTAGCCTATAAtatgacaatatttaccacaaacaaacgaaaaatgctataatatgctacagtgtccgacatGGCCTTTTCTACCCCATTTTCGCATATCTAAACACAACCAGGAAGGAAAGCCAGGATGGGATGGGAAAGCTGTCGCAGCTGACCTGTTCATCGAAGCGAGATTTGCTACGTGGAGGCGCGCCATTGGCTGGCGGCGCCACCCGGGCCGGTGGGGGCGGCCGGCCGCGGATCCCGCGGGTTTGGATGGGGTGCTCACGTGTGCTCGTTGACGCCGATAGCGAACTACGTCTGCGTGTCCAGGGCGTCGGCAGTTGGTAGTTTCGCTGCGTTGCGAATGCTTTCGTAGTTTCGCTGGCATTTCGTAGCTGCTCCAGGTGGCACGCAGTGGGCAACGACAGTTTGGGTAGGTACCTGTACCACTTCTACGGTCGTGCCACGgtgccagtgccgcctccagggACGTAGTAATACAACAATCATTGGATGCGGGTGGTTACAGCCATCCTTGCAGGCAAGTAATTTCAACATCTGCAGCGCGTGTTTGTTAATAAAAAAAGGGTCCGTCAGGGACACGAGTTTCAGTGGGCTGTCACGACTCGCAACGTGAACCGAAGAGTGCCACGATCATCGATCGGTCGGTCGGTGTGTGAGCACCAAACTTGCTGGAAGTAACCTACTGTATGCTGCATTGGGAATGCTGGCTCCTTCGACGCCTCGTCCCTGCAAAGCTGAAGCAAAGTTGTTCCAGGCTTGCAATTTAGGCTCACCTGCAAGCGGCATGGTGCGTTTTTTGCACCAATCACGCGCAATTTGGACAAGAGATTTGCTCCTTTTtgttgaaacaaaaaaaaaaagaaagggagagTCGGAGAGAGCATTTGAGGCGTTTGTTGGCTGTGGCAGCTCAGTGAGTGATGGGCCTGCAAAACGATTTGTTATCGGCCAAGTAAACATTATGATGAATGACACTGACACCTGGGCCTCTTTCAGCAGCGTTGCTTCCACAAATAACttggcggttttttcttttttatatttaaaaaaattaaaatttcaaaaatatatgtccgttttggaaaatttcaaaaatataccccggtcgccctatggggggcgacagagctcaaatgtaatttttttcttcttcaaatttgcaacaaagtccctggagaaaaaaagagggggcctgtcgcccgttggggggcgacaggggccttcCCTTCTAtttaagccctggccgccattcgccgccattccctttgtcatttgagcctaaaaattcaggaaaaaagagaggggtgaggagaagaaaagcggcgaagctctgccgaattgcgtactactgatctacaggtaacttccgtatgaatccattgatattgtataacaatttaatttaattagtggattagctaaattagatttggtgctttagaacactggtttagtattacaatttgagtaatattacagactttttcaaataaaataattatacattagaatagaattatgacagtaccttattgatattgcagaataaggcaatggctgcctcaaattgtggaggattttcatggaccgaagaaaaatctagtataatacttgatttcatgacccatcttgttatcagtaagaagttggatccgttagcggatggtacgatagagatggtgttgtccaaagtagtagagtttaaagatttcacattatttcgaggtattacgacgcaagatgtaaatggacacctgctagaacgtcggaagatatacatgagagtatgtgaactagcaaatcatcctaatatcattggattcttacaaagttcttgtaagatatggatgcggccagaggtgtatgagatgcacattaagataactctcattcagttctaatcccgtccgtcatttcaaatccatatttatgaaacagtaacattgttttttaattatatgctaggattaccccgaggacacggagttgattaacaaaatgataccaaatttccgtaaattggtatgtatcttcggtggtggacttatgccgcaaactagacgaaggaggcggataagatcttcgggtgatagtacttggcctgcgcaagaacagatgcccggaggttcgtcgagtcatgcttcagcacctcaaccaccaacttgtgttaactgggatgacgacatggatgacttcatgccccccaaaccatggcctccaacacatgatgttcctccccctgtacatgaacctagaatcagaaaggagacaaagggaaaggcaagaggttcgtcaagtcatgttgcaccacctgcagcacaaacttgtgttaactgggatgacgacatggatgacttcatgccccccaaaccatggcctccaacacatgttgttcctccccctgtacatgaacgtagatccagaaaagagagaaagagaaagccaagaggttcgtcgagccatactacaccacctgcagcaccaccatctgtcaactgggatgacgacctagatgatttcatgccatgatctataacatatgatgttcatcagtttaagatgtattcgcatttaatattgttaatgttgtattatgcttgtttgtatgtctcgtacctaacttgcattcactggacatatacataatgtcgagtttgaatcgtacttagtcgtaatggagcatcgaagtataaacataccatctattgtatgtaatggaaaatacgagagtgatcagtgacgaacgttgaagtgtataaataagtGGTCAACAGCTAACATCACACAAATAagaaataaaaactaagaaatgcattacgtaatgtgaaccaccaaattttacatcataatacaacgacaATGaaaacacatcacacatgcagtggcatgtcagaacccgttacaaactacggtaaacagattctggactaacctaacatgccttaggtaatttaaaaaaaaaacagaacaaacacagcgatgcagcatgtcactagcactagagaagtcctagtagccgtacccccacgtagcaaactgcgttgagccttctccgcagtatccacccattgcaggtggtgcaggcggtggtgccggaggcgcagggcccttcttcttgtgacaagggcagttgcagtaaggaatagtgcatggttcatcctgtgaaccggctgcattgctggtatcatcaacttcgtcgtctttgttaccctcgctcacttcctcataatggttcaccttgcattccagatcaaagatctttatctggaggtactcgatgaactcctaaacagaatcaattggtgcaagatctacccacctagtaaaaccacagttttctggagcatcggaagactgcaaaacaaatttcatgtaaggtgtctcattgaagataaagaaatgaaacaaccgagtattacccatgcgtgtggacatttaaagaaacgccgactgccatccatcccgtcggtgcacatctgcactaagcagtccgcaccatgtctgcattttggccacggttctctacgatTATCGTATtatcgaagaggagtttcattggtaaattcactcttgtgctgtggcggaaaatcaaacactggttccggaaagaaatcaggtccaagaggcccctcccaaattatggggtctccctttcttccctcttttcctttctcaaaaccatagtaattcttcccgctagacccacctccagacattgggtatacaatgaggtttggtgtttgagttgtgctgggagttcacaaacttgggagtatttatagtcgcacaaaggtctgatacccggagtgtggagtgtaaatgcacctaaaaaacctacatgacaacacagtgaagaggctagctgacctaacactgaaaaggctagattcgatgctcgaaatgactactcgatgcatctctgtgcatgcagactcacagcactgcattgctgccgctcggtcgatcgcgcctagatgccgccttccccactacatgccacagaccttcgctgtagaatgacaggtccgtcgtcctcgccagagagactgctttgaaggtgtgctggtgtggttgccgtcttGTCACATctatttgaaatggtggaagagcACTACTATTTGAAACCCGTGATCgtcgtgctgagcagtggcaacctgtgatctcgtactcgcagctagatacactatggttcctattttgagctattcgagcgtgtagtcgtcatcatcgtcggcgggtgaggtctccggatgctttttagtattctggTGACATcaaaatgtgtgctttttagcagcagaccatgatgtatttcttagttcttaatttttatcgttatattaataaaatgtgtgttttttagtattctagtgacatgaaaagctcctaaaatattaaggacaagtgAAAAAGATTTCGtagactcccggctacaactacaaattaatggtaaaggctacaacacacaaagttaagctctcaacttaaaacataaataattaattgcagtggcatgtgcacgcgacaagataatttcttgttgcatctaaacctaccatgccttatggaatgtaaaatgccgggattacatggtactactctactgagtgcacctaggatatttgcccttcctaattgcttcggcccTGGCTTCATTCGCACgacgtgccctctctcgctttctctccttgtcagcttcacgttcggccgccgccttacgatccacctcctcaattctcttgcggatctcttcttgctctttcttgcgcttctcctcttgctgttcctcgtgcttcattcggcgccaacgttctgcagcccaccttgctttttgttccacaatgtcctttgcctgctgcgactgcacggtgtcgaaccactgcataaaatcacaaagaggcggaggagactttgtccaacacaagttagaatcataactcaatgttaggtcacagagaaaaatagcgtatgttctCCTGTTactttggcccggtctttgctgtatcgcttaggtggatcatattcgtagttctcacacaaagaacctcatgccgtagtcatctcctaaaacctcagattgcatgaacttgcataacaaaccgcagaagcacattggcacatcaattccttcgagtacggtggctttacacttgctccacggaatgtaggttgatcctgacgaagacattggcgctattgtgtggtgcgccaaataaaaaaaaacaatgatttaagcaatgcacatatcgtataccaaatcgatgcgtgaaaatataggtactgtcataattctattgtcttatactgcaatatcaataaggtactgtcataattctattctaatgtataattattttatttgaaaaagtctgtaatagtactcaaattgtaatactaaaccagtgttctaaagcaccaaatctaattcagctaatccactaattaaattaaattgttatacaatatcaacgaatttatacggaagttaccggtagatcacaagtgcggaattcggcagagcttcgccgcttcccttctccttacccctctcttttttctggatttttggtggattttttgaggtcaaatgaggagggaatgaggggggAGGCCTTATATAGGGAGAGCTGACCCGGTCGCCCTCGGGGGGGCGATAGGCCCCCCCAGTCGCCCGCgggaggggcgaccggccccctaGCGCCTGGAGGCTGAGCCCACTGGtcggtcgcccctggggtgggcgacaggggcctgttgcccgttggggggcgacaggccccctctttttttttctctccagggactttgttgcaaatttgaagaagaaaaaaattacatttgagccctgtcgccccccataggcgaccggggtatatttttgaaattttccaaaacggacatatatttttgaaattttaaatttttttaaatataaaaaagaaaaaaccgcaatAACTTGGGCCTCAAAGAAAGAGGGGAACTATAGCTTTGGAAATAACTTTTATGCAATGTATGGGCGGCCATGTTAAAGAAAGTTGGGCGTAAGAACCGTAGGCGTCGCCGGCCCAATGATCACTCTTTTTTAAATTTGACGGCCCAATGATCACGAGATCCGGCATGGCCCGGGATGGCTCCATTGTTGTGTCACGGAACCTCGTGTCACGGTCCAACTCCATTGTACGGCTAGCCGGATACACGGCCCATAGCAGGGGACTCTACTGCACTCCAGAAGTCCTGCACTGCTGTGTCACCTGTCACAGAAATGTAGGCCCATGTCGCATCGGTTTGGTAACTGTGCTTTTTACTCTCTGCGCCTGTGCTCGGTCACCAAGCGCGGAGAGCCGGCCGGAGACTGTAAAATACTATTACGGAACGGGAACGTATGTAGTGCAAAACAAGCATCTTGTGTAAATTCGTGCAAATCtactaaaaaatttcaaatttttttgaaaaaaatcatgaatgtgtttctcagcttacctcatctatatacaaaattttatgatcaaattcatcttactctaaaagtaaaagaaaaacaaattttctgacaacaataatggttcaaatgcatctcaaatttgtcttttttgtaacttttagagtaagacgaatttgaccatgaaattgtatatatagatgatgtaatctgagaagcacattcatgctttttttcagaattttttgaaattttatttagtagGTTTACACAAAATCCTTGGTTTGCACCAGAGATACGTTGCCTTATGGAACAGCTCGGCCTAGTCTGACACAACTAGGCATCCTCCAACGGAGCTTTGCCGCAGTTCCTGCTCCTCGCCTCCACCCTTTTTCTCGAGCGAAAAAAGGGCCTGATCTTGAGCAAACTGCAAACCCCCTGCTGCGATGCTGGTCGCGAGCACGGGGGTGAGGATCATGGAGTCCCAGCTCCTGTGGGAGTTCATCGCGTTCCTCAAGGCCCGGTGGTCCGCGCGCTCCCGcgtcgaccagcgccgccgccgcctgcgccagcTCGTGGCAATggtccgcgccgtcgccgacgccgccgagggggccgccgccgtccgagACGGCTCCCTCTCCGCCTGGCTCCACGTGCTCCGCGCCGAGGCGCTGCGCGGGCAGCAggtcctcgaggcccccggttgcgacgccgccgccgtcgcgggctCCACCAGGCACTTCCTCGCGGGCCTCAGGGCGCTGCTCGCCTGCAGCGCGGAGCTGGACCGCCTCACGGACGCCGTCGAGGAGCTCGAGCGCCTCGCGGGGCCCGGCGGGGACCTCGACATGTTCGTCAAGGTGCTCCGCCTCGACACCGCCCGCGCCGACGAGATGGAGGTCGACggcgacgcgcgcggcggcgctccggacCGCCAGGAAgaagggagcagcagcagcagggccgGCTcggtcgccgcctgcgccgccgggcTCCCCGCCACGGGCGCCAAGAGGAAGCGCGCCGCCTGCAGCTCCGGCGCCGACGGGGGCTCGGCGTCGCGCGGCCAGGTGGACACCGCGGTCCAGCTGCCAAAGCGCCGGGTGCTCGCGTGGATGCGGCCTCACCAGTGGCTCCCTGCCGCCTTCGGCGGCCTCGTCGCCGCGCCCCGCGAGCCGCCGGTGCCTCGCTCGCACCGCGCCCTGGCGGTGGCGAAGGCGATGTCGCGGGTCCGACGCCGCATCGGCAAGCCGACGAGGCGCCGGCAGGAGCTGCAGCAGAGCCTCGGCCGTCGCCTATCGCGCATTTCGCTTTGGTGGTGGCCACTGCCAGGATCTGCTCCTGCATTTTGGTAGCAGAGTGAGgactccccctgcaatctgagagTTTCGGTCGATGCAAGTTCCTACTAGCTAGCTCTTCCTCCTCGAGCTTAGAAACATAGAATCCGTGAGCCGCCTAGAGTTCTTCGACGATTGACTTGTGATTTTGTCGTCTGGAAGCTGGAGTGGTGATTTCAGCCTAGTGCCAATCCTACATTTCTGCTAGTTGCAGTGGATGCAAATTACGAGCTACTAGTTCCTCCAACTTCTGTGAGCCGCCCGGAGTTCTTCGTCTCGACTTGTGATTTTGTCAGCTGGAAGCTGCACTGTGGTTTCAGTTCAGTGCTAATCCTACTATTGACCAACATGGAGGTTAATGTCGAGTTGCTTTGCTCTTCCTCCAGTAGAGGAGGAGCATTGCCGTCCGGGACTCTGGTCCCGCGAGAACTGCTCTGGCAAACGAACAAAGAGCACGCCTGCAGGCCTGGCTGCGCCTCGTCCGAGGCCTTGCGAGGAACGGTGCGTGTGACTGACAACCCGTCGGCGTCCTCGCGCTGCCTGCTTTTCCCTCGTGTGAAGTGTGAACGCTGAGGCCGTGGCCGACCGGTCAGCTGCCAACCCTTCCAGTTCCAGTCTTCCACCTCCTCCATTGACTACAGCTACCGTTGCCTTCGCGAATCGTGAGCTATGCGAGCCGAGCCCCCGGCCCAACTGAAGCCGTCACAGGCCTACCTCCTCCTAGCTGACCCGGCTTGTACAAGAGGTGGGCTTTGCGTGGTCGTGTCTTATTTTTGGGCCAGGGGATTTGCTCAACCAACTTGCTCCAATTcatcatttaaaaaaaaactgattgCTGTTGAATTTTGTCAAGATTGCTAACAGACGTTGAGATTTAAGAAGGCAACAGCCCGTTTGTGCTTGCGCTAATGATGCGTGCCTTCACTATTAGCGCCCAAATCATTGCGCGGAATCTCAAAGGGGCGATCGAACTAACATTATTCCCTGCACCTGCAGTGCGGTGCTATGATCGGGATTGGTGGTGGATCCTCTTTCTGTTTACGAAAATAAAGTCGCAGATGAAAATGACACGTCGGGTACAATATAATGAAGCTTTTATGTACAAGTTCAGGTTTTGAATTAATACATGTTGAATTTGGCCTCTTTTTGTCACTGTTTCAGCTAGTTcctcaagagaaaaaaaatcaagaacaCTCTTCACCACCaaacgaaataaaaaagaaattacaaaagATGTTCAAAAATCGACGCAAGAAGATCAACTCGCGACGTTTGAATTTACACTTTGAACGACAGAACAAGCAACCAATCCAGAGACGACACGGACGAAAATTTACATGGGAGAAGGAAACGGGAACCACGGCATCGACCGATCAAACCACGCGCGCGAACAGCTCCGACTCAGAGGTCCTCGGCGATGCAGGCGAGGTGCGGCTGCCACGGCGCGGCGTGGCTGCCGGTGCTCATGCGCCTCCGGTGCTGCTGCGCGGCCGTCCGCTTCTTCGCCGGCGCCTTCTCCGGCGgcgacgcgccggcgccggcgagccccagCTGCCGGTCGCTCACGACGACGCTGCCCTCGGACTTGCTGCGCACGTGCCGGGtcggcgtgccgccgccgccgcccttcttgGCGTCGGGCACGGACGCCGCCGGGATGAGGAAGTAGATCTCCCCGCGCTCGAGCTCCGAGTCCGGCGACACGATGAGGATCCGCCGCACCACCCCCTGCGGCGACGAGCAGGGCCTGCTGAGCACGTGGTTGGGGTGCGCCGCCAGCACCTCCCCGGCCGACACGGCGCGGCCGTACTCGTCGACGCGGCCGCTGAGGTGCACGATCCGCACCAGGTCCAGCGCGCCGCAGGGGAGCACGCACGCCAGGCAGCACCGCAGGCTGTTGCCCATGCTAGCCGATCGGCGCCGTGATCCCGCGACGCCCGCGCGCCGGCTTCCTCCTCCCGTGGCCTCCGTCGTCTCTTccacctcctcgtcctcctcgccctctctctctctcttcactGTGGCGATGTGGCCAGCACGTATATATAGTGGAGTTCAAAGAAAGGGTTTTTTTTATCCACGCCATTATAATTCTTCGAGTTTGGAAAAATACCATTACAATTCGAGTATTCTGaaatatgccattacaattgtTGGACTCCCTGCTCTTTGCCATTTTCTACGTATCCCAGCCGCTCGGGCCCATTGTGAGGCCCCGAATACGTACGCAGAGAGCGTATGAACGCCGGTACGTCTACGGCGTTAAGAGCTCCGGATCTCTCCGTCCAATCCAGGGCGAGCGGTAGCATCCGGCGACCTCGGCGGCGAGACGAGCGTGCTCGTTGGGGACGAGGACgtgatgccggtcttggtgagggAGCTCTCGAACGCCtagcggcggagcggcgagccATCGTACAACTcggcgagcggcgacggcgcggcgccggggggCTGGACTGCTGCGGCGGCAGGACGCGGAGCTGGTCCGGCGTGTGCGCGAAGAAGcagatgcggcggcggcaggcggtgcCGTCCTTGCAGGGCTGCGTCCAGTAGCATGCCGGGCGGAGCCAGCACTCGAACACCCCATACGCGAACTCGCACGCGTCGCCGCGCTTGCACCAGCCCTTGCGGAAGTCCGGGCACGCGGTGCCGGAGTATTGGTACCGCCTGGGGTCACGGCGATGGGCCTTCTCCCCGGGTGCACGTACGGGCAGTCCGTCCAGTCGCTCTGCCCGCGCAAGCACCGGCGCATCTTGAACTCTTACATCCGGAACTCGTCGCAGGCGTAGGCGtccaccgcggccgccgccgccagggcctcctcgtcgtcctcctcgtacGCTGCCGGTGCGGCCTCGTTCGACGGCAGGTAATGCCGCAGCGCCGCCAGGAGGCTGTATGGCGACGTGTCGTCCCCATCCATGCCGGCGTTGGCCGGCGGCTACTGCTGCTGCCACGGCGGCGCGTGCGCGCCCTCTCCCATCATCATCATGGTCGGTTACACTTCTCGGAATGTCGGTGGCTGTTGCTTTGCTGGTGGTATGTAGCTGCGATCTCGAACTCTCTTTGAGGAGGAGA
This genomic interval carries:
- the LOC120675877 gene encoding probable staphylococcal-like nuclease CAN1, whose protein sequence is MGNSIYRFLCGLCASSSAEHGLHGAHPAVAALGGDILSFGTNSQVPDGLSRHVVSSKKAQANWYKKLLVAWKKARPPPKTPEEAARFVVQTLKNHQKADVEGFLAFYGLPHPNAAAGAPAAPAHPPPKPHGAKFELHTLPIDPKSVADGDTINVYVDTADPRESGSVPREVQKAAAERAKARAAKNYQKADALQKVIVDAGYRPVPNARGEEVLAKKYRIRLRGIDAPESAMPYGKEAKEALLKLVQGKSLKVYVYDEDRYGRCVGDIYCDGVFVQEQMLKKGFAWHYTAYDQRPELAKWEKQAQTGRKGLWASSKPQKPWEWRKDKRNGTA
- the LOC120672073 gene encoding uncharacterized protein LOC120672073, with the translated sequence MLVASTGVRIMESQLLWEFIAFLKARWSARSRVDQRRRRLRQLVAMVRAVADAAEGAAAVRDGSLSAWLHVLRAEALRGQQVLEAPGCDAAAVAGSTRHFLAGLRALLACSAELDRLTDAVEELERLAGPGGDLDMFVKVLRLDTARADEMEVDGDARGGAPDRQEEGSSSSRAGSVAACAAGLPATGAKRKRAACSSGADGGSASRGQVDTAVQLPKRRVLAWMRPHQWLPAAFGGLVAAPREPPVPRSHRALAVAKAMSRVRRRIGKPTRRRQELQQSLGRRLSRISLWWWPLPGSAPAFW
- the LOC120672074 gene encoding uncharacterized protein LOC120672074 — its product is MGNSLRCCLACVLPCGALDLVRIVHLSGRVDEYGRAVSAGEVLAAHPNHVLSRPCSSPQGVVRRILIVSPDSELERGEIYFLIPAASVPDAKKGGGGGTPTRHVRSKSEGSVVVSDRQLGLAGAGASPPEKAPAKKRTAAQQHRRRMSTGSHAAPWQPHLACIAEDL